Within Thermodesulfovibrionales bacterium, the genomic segment CCGCCGTCAATCCGTAGAGTTTCATGAGATCATCGGGCTTGCCGGACCGACCAAAGGTATCTTTCACCCCAATCCTTTTTATCGTGACCGGTCTCTTCTCGGAGAGGAACTCACAGACAGCACTGCCGAGTCCGCCGATTATCGAATGCTCTTCCGCGGTAACGATGAGCCCCGATGCCTCGGCTGCTCCCAGCAGGGCGGCTTCATCAAGGGGTTTTATCGTCGAGACATTGATGACTCCCACATCGAGCCCGTCAGATTCGAGCATCTTTCTTGCGTCCAGGGCGTGGGAGACCATGATCCCCGTTGCGATGATATTTGCGTCCCTTCCGACGTGAAACGTGTGAGCCATCCCTATCCGGAAGAGATAATCTTCGGGGACAACGACCGGAACCTTGGCCCTCCCCAGTCTCACGTACACGGGACCGGGGAACTCTGCAATGGTATTGATCACCTGTTCCGTCTCCCTCCCGTCTGCCGGTACGATCACCGTCATATTGGGTAAAACCCTCATGAGGGCTATGTCTTCGAGCGCC encodes:
- a CDS encoding transketolase family protein, translated to MGERIQDKGQKSPGAGKAVATRDAYGEALLSLGKKRDDVVVLDADLSGSTKTIKFAKAFPGRFFNLGIAEQDMIGTAGGLALTGKLPFASTFAIFETGRAWEQVRQTICYSNLNVKLVSTHAGITVGEDGASHQALEDIALMRVLPNMTVIVPADGRETEQVINTIAEFPGPVYVRLGRAKVPVVVPEDYLFRIGMAHTFHVGRDANIIATGIMVSHALDARKMLESDGLDVGVINVSTIKPLDEAALLGAAEASGLIVTAEEHSIIGGLGSAVCEFLSEKRPVTIKRIGVKDTFGRSGKPDDLMKLYGLTA